CTGCGCGGCCACCAACTGCGCGTCCAGCGCGCTGTCCTCCAGGAGCAGGATGGACAACGGCCGGCCGGCAGCGGGGGCCGGGGTCAGGTCCAGCGCGGCACCGCCGCGTGCGCTCACTTGGGCCCCCCGACACCGGGCGCGCCCGGCGGCGGCTGGTTCACCACCGCCCAGAAGAGCCCCAGCTCGCGCAGCGCGGACACGAAGTCCGGGAAGGCCACCGGCTTCACCACGTAGGCGTTCACGCCCAGGCCGTAGCTGCGCGCCAGGTCCCGCTCCTCGCGCGACGAGGTGAGCATCACCACGGGCACGGCCTTCAGCTCCGGAGCACCCTTCACCTTCTCCAGCACCTCCAGCCCATCCACCTTCGGCAGCTTCAAGTCCAGCAGCACCACCGCCGGGTGGCCGTCCTTCCGGCCCGCGAACTCGCCCTTGCGGAAGAGGTAGTCCAGCGCCTGCTGACCGTCGCGGACCACCACCACCTCGTTGGCCAGATTCACCTCCTCCAACGCCGCCAGCGTGAGCGCCACGTCGTTGGCGCTGTCTTCCACCAGGAGGATTCTCTTGAGCTCGATCACGCGCGGTCTTCCTTCTTCTCCAGCGGAGAAGTCCGGGGCAGGGTGAAGGTGAAGGTCGCGCCCTGCCCCACGGCGCCCTCCGCCCAGGTCCGTCCACCGTGGCGCGACACGATGCGCCGCACGTTCGCGAGCCCGATGCCGGTGCCCTCGAACTCCTCGGCCATGTGCAGCCGCTGGAAGACGCCAAACAACTTGTCCACGTACTGCATCTCGAAGCCCACGCCGTTGTCGCGCACCCATACCGCGACCTCGGTCTCCGTCTCTCGCCCGCCCACTTCGATGAGGGCCTCCGGCTTCGGGCGCGTGTACTTCAACGCGTTGGACAGCAGGTTGTGGATGACCTGCCGCAAGAGGGCCGGGTCGCCCTCCACCGAGGGAAGGGGGGCCACCCGCCACTCCACCTGCCGGCCCGTGGACTCCGGCAGCAGGTCCTTGCGCACTTCGTCCACCAGCGGCCCCAGGTCCACCCGCGTCTGGCGCAGCTCCGCCCGGCCCATGCGGCTGAACGCGAGCAGGTCGTCCACCAGCGTGCCGCCCTGCTTCGCCGCGCCCGCGATGGTGGACAGGTAGCCCCGCGACACGTCATCCAGCTTCGCCGCCGCCCGGCGGTCCAGCAGCTGCGCGAAGCCCGTGATGTGTCGCAGCGGCGCGCGCAGGTCGTGCGACACGGAGTAGCTGAAGGACTCCAGCTCCTTGTTCGCCTCCTGGAGCTGGGCGGTGCGCTCGCGCACGCGCTTCTCCAGCCCCGTGTTGAGGCGGCGGATCTCCTCCTCCGCCTGCTTGAGGCTCTCCAGCGTCCGGCGCTCGTCGTCGATGTCCGTGTTGGTGCCGAACCAGCGCACGATGCGGCCCTCCGCGTCGCGCACCGGCATCGCGCGGGACAGGAACCAGCGGAAGGTGCCGTCCGCGCGGCGCATGCGGAACTGGTCCTCCCACAGCCGGCCCTCGCTCAAGGCCGCCTTGAAGTGGGCCACCACCCGGTCCACGTCCTCCGGGTCATGCACCGACGTCCAGCCCCAGCCCTGCATCTGCTCCAGCGAGGAGCCCGTGTAGTCGTACCAGCGTTGGTTGAACCAGAAGATGCTGCCGTCCGGCTCCGTCATCCAGGCCAGCTGCGGGATGGAGTCCGCCAGCGTGCGGAACTGCTGCTCGCGCTCCCGCAGCTCCGCGGCCAGCGCCTCGATGCGCCGCCGCGCCAGCACCTGCTCCGTCACCTCCCACGACACGGACACGATGCCCTCCACCTGCCCCTCCGCGTTGAGCAGCGGCTGGAAGGTGAGGTTGAAGTAGCCCTCGGGCGCGTCCTGCCCCACCTCGCGGCTCAGGCGCATGGGCACCTCGTGGCCCCGGTAGGTCTCTCCGGTGCGGAACACCCGCTCCAGCTGCTCGACCTGCCCCTGGTCCTTCAACTCCGGCAGGGCCTGGCGCACGGTCAGCCCCACCAGCGGCCTGGAGCCGGTGAGCTTCTGGCGCAGGTCGTTGACCATCTCGAAGATCAGCTCCGGGCCTCGCAGCACGGTGATGGCGGCGGGCAGCTGCTTGAGCACCGCGAACAGGTTGCGCCGCTCCGCTTGAAGCGTCTCGTACAGGCGCGCGTTCTCCAGCGCCACGCTGGCCATCTGCGCCAGCTGCACGGCGACCGTCTCATCCTCCGCGTCGAAGTCGCCCTCCACCTTGTCGGACACCTGCACGAGCCCCAGGTTGCGGCCGTCGTGCCCGACCAACGGCACCGCGAGGAAGCCCTTCAGCGGCAGCGCGGGTGAGGGCGCGGGGACCGCCTGCGCGTACGACGCGTGCTGCCGCAGCTCGTCGCGCGTCAGCCGCAGCGGCCGGTTCTCCTGGCACACGCGGGCGAACAGGCCCCGCTCGTCCACCTCCGTCGCCGCGCCCGGCTCCACCGAGGACAGCGCGGTGAGCGGCGGGCCCGCCTCGCGTCCCTCCACCAGCCGCACCGAGGACTGGTTCGCGCCAATCAGCTTGCGCGCCTTGAGCGTGACCAGGTCCAGGATGGCTTGCACGCTACCGGCCGCGTTGAGCGCCAGACTCGCGCGCGACAGGCCGCGCAGCTGCTCGGTGCGGCGCAGCTCGCCCGCCATCAACCGGGCCCGCTCCGCGTCGGCGCGCTTGCGCGCGGTGATGTCCTGCACGGTGCCCACGAAGCGCACCGGCCGGCCCTCCTCGAAGAGCGTCCGGCCCGTGGCGCGCACCCAGCGCTCCACGCCGTCCTTCAGCCCCACGGTGCGGTACGCGACGTCGTAGTCGCCCCGGCCGGTGGGGTCCCAGCTCAGCGCCACGGCGCGCTGCACGGCGTCGCGGTCCTCCGGGTGCAGGCCCGCGAGGAAGAGCTCATAGGACGCCTCCGCCTCCGGGGGCAGACCGAACAACGCCTTGCAGCGCGCGTCCCACCGGAGCGTGCCATTCACGGTGTCCATGTCGAAGGTGCCCAGCGAGGTGGCCGTCAGCGCCAGGCGCAAGCGCTGCTCGCTGTCCGCCAGCGCGGCCTGCTGCCGGCGCAGGTCCTGGGTCAGCGCCTCCGTGCGGCGTCGCGCGCGCACGAACTCCGTCACGTCGGTGGCCAGGGTGATGATGCCGGCCGCGGTGCCATCCAACTCCACCAGCGGGTGGTAGATGACGTTGAAGAAGACGGAGTCCGGATGGCCGTCGCGCTCCAGCTGGACCTCGAACTCCGGCCGAGAGAAGGGCTGCCGCGTGCGCACCACCTCGCGCAGCACCTCCATGATCTCCGGCTGCGAGTCCATCTCCGGAAACACCTCCCTCAGCGCCTGCCCCGGCCGCACCTTCCGGCCCACCAGCAGCTCGTAGTGGGGGTTGGCCAGCTCGAAGACGAAGTCCGGCCCGCGCACGATGGAGATGCCCACCGGGGCCTGCATGAAGAACGCATGCAGCCGCTCGCGGTGCATGGCCTCCATCGCGTCCCGCTCGCGCTCGCGCAGGGCCTCCTCGCGCTGCTGCACGGCCTCGCGCGCCAGGTGCAGCTCCACGAACATCGACACCTTGGCCAGGAGGATCTCGGGCCGCAGCGGCTTGCGCAGGTAGTCCACCGCGCCGTGCGCGTACGCGGCCAGCCACTCCTTCTCGTCCCCGTCACCCGCGGTCATCAGGAGTACCGGCGTGCGCCGGTTGCGCTCACGCTCGCGCAGCAGGCCCAGCACCTCCACGCCCGTCATGTCGCCCAGGTTCATGTCCATCAGGACAGCGGCGAAGTCCTCGTCCAGCACCCGCCGCAACGCTTCCCGGCCGGACGCGGCCCGCACCAGCCGCTGCCCCAGCTGCGCGAGAATGCCCTCCAGCGCCAACAGGTGCCCGGGGGTGTCGTCGACGATGAGGATGCTGGCCCGAGGTGAGGACCTGAGGAGGGACGCGGCGGAGGACATGGTGGAGGCTCGGGGAGCGGGACGCCTTTCCTTTAGGCTGCTTGCAGGCACGTGGGGGGAGGACGGGCCCGGCTTCGGTGCGTCCCCGTTGACGGCAGGACACCCCTTCAGGCCGCAACCTGCCTTCCCCCTCTCACCAATGCCAGCGGAACCCCGCGATACGCCCCCGTCACCGCCTCCCCGTCTGCCCGGGGACGCGCCAGGGAGGCGCCCGCCAGGAGACGAGGATGTTTCATGTTTCAGGCCGCCGGTCTCATGGCGACGGCAGGCGGCGCAGGGACGCCCTGGGGAAGGACACCCAGAAGGGCGTCGTCACGGAGTCCCCGCCCAGCGGGAACCAGGGGCCGTCCTTCCCCGAAAGGACGTGGAAGTCCTGCGCGGGCGTGAACCCCTGGCCCATCAACGCCACCCGCTCCCCCTTCGCGTTGGTGGCCACGTCCAACACGAGCACCGTGTGGCCGGGACTGCCGCCCAGGACGAAGAAGTCCCCGGGGCGCGGCTCCCCCGTGACGCGCGCGCCCTCCGCCTGGAGGGACAGGGTGCCCGCGTAGGTGAAGAGCAGGTCCAGGTAGTTCCGGAAGGCCGCGCGCGACGCATCGGCCGCGGCGCTGCCCGGCACCCACGTCACCTTCGCGCCAGAGACGCGCGCCCGCTCACCCGCCGAGTAGCGGGGCCACGCCGCCAGATGGCCGCTGGTGAAGTGGTAGGCGATGCGCTCCGGGTGACCGGAGGCCCAGCGCCATTCGGCATGGAGGCGCAGGATGGAGTCCGCGCACTGCTGGAGGTTGACGCCGCCCACGTCCAGCTCCGCGACCGCCGCGAGCCGAGCGTCGGAGGCGGCCAGCACCGTGCCGCCCTGGTAGTCGCGCACGGGGGTGCCCTCGGGCCGCAGGGGCAGGCCGCGCAGCCATGCGCCGAAGGAGCCGGCCTCCACGGGCACGCGCGCGTAGCCCTCCGGAGGCGCGAAGGTCTCCTCCAGCGCACGCACCCGCGCGGTGGCGGGGAGCCACGGATAGTGCGTCCGCTCCTCGGCCGTGGGGGCGTGGGGCTGGACCGTCGCCCGGCCGGCCGCTTCGCAGCTCGCGAGGGGCAGCGCGACAGAAGCCACGGTGGCCAGCACGAGGAACGCGCGCAGGTGTCGCGGGGGGCGGTGGGTTCCCAACGCATTCACGGGGACGAACTCCTGGGACGGTGGGGGCCGGGAGGAGTCCCGGGCCTCCCGCGTGGGACACCGCACGGCCGCCGGCGGGTTCCGGGCGGATGCGGATTCAGGGGGGCGCCCGTGGGAGTTCTTCGCTGGACGCTCGCCATCGCGGACAGGTGCGCCCCAGGTAGCGAGCACTACCTTTTGAAGGCCATGCACCGTCGGGCAAGCCTCGTGCTGCTCAATCTGCTGTCGCTGTCGCGCCTGCCGCTCGCCGCGGCATTCATCGTGGTGTCGGATTCGCGCACGCGAGCCTTCCTGGTGGTGGTGGCGGCGGCGACGGACTTCCTGGATGGATGGATCGCCCGGAACCGGGGGCTGGCCACGCGGCTGGGGGCGCTCATCGACCCGGTGGCGGATCGCGCGTTCATGGTGACGGCCTTCATCGTGTGCCTGCTGGATGGGCTCATCGATCCGGTGGAGCTGACGCTGCTGCTCCTGCGCGACATCGGCACGGCCATCGGCTTCATCGTCGCGAGGCTGCGGCCGGACATGCGGGCCGTCGAGCTCAAGGCGCGGATGCTGGGCAAGCTGGTGACGGCGCTGCAGCTCGCGGTGTTGCTGTGCGTGCTGCTCTACCCACCGCTGGTGCGTCCGCTCGTGGCGCTCGTCGCGCTGTTGTCGCTGGCGTCGGTGGTGGATTACTCGCGGGCGGTGTGGCGCCAGCGTCGGGGGAGGCAATTGCCGCCGTCGCGACCGTCGCCGCGCATTCCCCAAGGGCCCACGGGTGCGCCCCTGGAGTCCGCGCGGAAGTGACGCGGGCGGCTTACGCGGGCGCGGAGTGCGTGTCGGGAAGCAGGGCCAGCCGGGAGCGTTCGCGCTCCATCGCGGCGCGCTCGCCGGGGGACATGGCGTCCCAGACCTCGTCCATCGCGTCGAGAAGCGCATCCGCTTCCGGCGAGTCACCGCCGGGCGCGCGAGCGCGGATGAGGGACAGCTTGTGCAACAGGGTTCGGTATCGGTCGTAGACCGTCATGGTGGAAGCCTCCCTCCCGGAGACGCGAAGGGTCGCGCGCGACTGACGGACGGCGGGCCCCATCACCGGAGGGGGACACCCGCGGCACGGCGGGCCTCGTCACCGGACAGCACGGAGATCTCCCGAGTGTGGCTCCGGCCCACCAGGTTCACGACCGCGCGCACCTTCTCCCCTTCCTTGAGCTCGGTCACGCGGATGGCCTCGCCGTTGCGGAGGATGCGCGTCTGGGTGCCAATCTCCAGCGGCACGCGCGCGCCCGCATCCACGATGACGACCTCCTTCGAGGACACCGAGCGCACCACGCCGCGATAGATGGCATCCACCACGGCGATGCCACCCGAAGCGGCGGGGGCAGGCGCCTGGGCGGGAGGCGCCGTACCCGAGGAGCCCGTGCCGCCCGTGCCCGGGTTCGCGTTCGCGTTGGTGCCCGGGTTGGGCGCCGCCGTGTTCCCCGCCTGCGGGCTCACGGCCGTGCCCGGGTTCGCCACCGCGCCGGTGTTCGGATTCGCCGCAGGGTTCGCATTCGCGGTGCCCGCTGCGTTCGGATACGCGGCCGGGCCAGGGTTCGTCACCGCGCCGGTGTTCGGATTCGCCGCAGGGCCCGAGTTCGTCACCGCACCGGTGTTCGGATTCGCCGCAGGGTTCGCATTCGCGGTGCCCGCTGCGTTCGGATACGCGGCCGTGCCCGGGTTCGTCACCGCACCGGCGTTCGGATACGCAGCCGGGCCAGGGTTCGTCACCGCACCGGCATTCGGATACGCGGCCGGGCCAGGGTTCGCCACCGCGCCGGTGTTCGGATTCGCCCCCGTGCCCGCGTTGCTCGAACCACCGACATCCTGGCTGGGATTCGCGGCGGGATACCCCACGGCGTTCGGGTTCGCGGAGGCCCCCGAGCTCCCATTGGGAGCGCCGACATCAGGGGCCGTCCCAGCGGGGGCCCGCGGCTGCTCCGTCGTCCCGGATCCGCCCGTGCCCTGGGCCGTCGCTGCCGGGGCCTGTGTCTCTGGCGGCTGCGCGGTCGTGGGCGGAGCGTCCTCGTCCGGAGGTGGACGGTCGGTCATCCCAGACTGCCCCAGCAGGACATCCGTCCCCTCCGTCGCCGGAGGGCTCCCGCTCCCCGGCGTCCCCGCGCACATCAGCAGGCAGGCCACGCCCGCGATTCCCAAGCCCAACCAGGTCTCTCGCCTCATGCGCGGCACACCTCCCCTGGAGAAGGTGCGCGCTCCAGGGAGGGGAACCACCGTCTCGGGCGTCAGGGGGTCGCCCCTCCGCCCGCCCTCCGACGAGGACAGGAGCCCACGGCGTCGCGCCTGCCCCGGAAATGAAACGCCCCCGGCTCCCGTGAAGGAACCGAGGGCGCGAGCCGTCGAAGCGAGCCGCCGCTACGGCAGCGGAAGCGGACCGCCGCCCGCGGGCAGCGAGCGCGCCAGCTCCACGGCCTTGG
The genomic region above belongs to Corallococcus silvisoli and contains:
- a CDS encoding response regulator: MIELKRILLVEDSANDVALTLAALEEVNLANEVVVVRDGQQALDYLFRKGEFAGRKDGHPAVVLLDLKLPKVDGLEVLEKVKGAPELKAVPVVMLTSSREERDLARSYGLGVNAYVVKPVAFPDFVSALRELGLFWAVVNQPPPGAPGVGGPK
- a CDS encoding PAS domain-containing protein, with translation MSSAASLLRSSPRASILIVDDTPGHLLALEGILAQLGQRLVRAASGREALRRVLDEDFAAVLMDMNLGDMTGVEVLGLLRERERNRRTPVLLMTAGDGDEKEWLAAYAHGAVDYLRKPLRPEILLAKVSMFVELHLAREAVQQREEALRERERDAMEAMHRERLHAFFMQAPVGISIVRGPDFVFELANPHYELLVGRKVRPGQALREVFPEMDSQPEIMEVLREVVRTRQPFSRPEFEVQLERDGHPDSVFFNVIYHPLVELDGTAAGIITLATDVTEFVRARRRTEALTQDLRRQQAALADSEQRLRLALTATSLGTFDMDTVNGTLRWDARCKALFGLPPEAEASYELFLAGLHPEDRDAVQRAVALSWDPTGRGDYDVAYRTVGLKDGVERWVRATGRTLFEEGRPVRFVGTVQDITARKRADAERARLMAGELRRTEQLRGLSRASLALNAAGSVQAILDLVTLKARKLIGANQSSVRLVEGREAGPPLTALSSVEPGAATEVDERGLFARVCQENRPLRLTRDELRQHASYAQAVPAPSPALPLKGFLAVPLVGHDGRNLGLVQVSDKVEGDFDAEDETVAVQLAQMASVALENARLYETLQAERRNLFAVLKQLPAAITVLRGPELIFEMVNDLRQKLTGSRPLVGLTVRQALPELKDQGQVEQLERVFRTGETYRGHEVPMRLSREVGQDAPEGYFNLTFQPLLNAEGQVEGIVSVSWEVTEQVLARRRIEALAAELREREQQFRTLADSIPQLAWMTEPDGSIFWFNQRWYDYTGSSLEQMQGWGWTSVHDPEDVDRVVAHFKAALSEGRLWEDQFRMRRADGTFRWFLSRAMPVRDAEGRIVRWFGTNTDIDDERRTLESLKQAEEEIRRLNTGLEKRVRERTAQLQEANKELESFSYSVSHDLRAPLRHITGFAQLLDRRAAAKLDDVSRGYLSTIAGAAKQGGTLVDDLLAFSRMGRAELRQTRVDLGPLVDEVRKDLLPESTGRQVEWRVAPLPSVEGDPALLRQVIHNLLSNALKYTRPKPEALIEVGGRETETEVAVWVRDNGVGFEMQYVDKLFGVFQRLHMAEEFEGTGIGLANVRRIVSRHGGRTWAEGAVGQGATFTFTLPRTSPLEKKEDRA
- a CDS encoding DUF4846 domain-containing protein, encoding MNALGTHRPPRHLRAFLVLATVASVALPLASCEAAGRATVQPHAPTAEERTHYPWLPATARVRALEETFAPPEGYARVPVEAGSFGAWLRGLPLRPEGTPVRDYQGGTVLAASDARLAAVAELDVGGVNLQQCADSILRLHAEWRWASGHPERIAYHFTSGHLAAWPRYSAGERARVSGAKVTWVPGSAAADASRAAFRNYLDLLFTYAGTLSLQAEGARVTGEPRPGDFFVLGGSPGHTVLVLDVATNAKGERVALMGQGFTPAQDFHVLSGKDGPWFPLGGDSVTTPFWVSFPRASLRRLPSP
- a CDS encoding CDP-alcohol phosphatidyltransferase family protein translates to MHRRASLVLLNLLSLSRLPLAAAFIVVSDSRTRAFLVVVAAATDFLDGWIARNRGLATRLGALIDPVADRAFMVTAFIVCLLDGLIDPVELTLLLLRDIGTAIGFIVARLRPDMRAVELKARMLGKLVTALQLAVLLCVLLYPPLVRPLVALVALLSLASVVDYSRAVWRQRRGRQLPPSRPSPRIPQGPTGAPLESARK